One part of the Rhea pennata isolate bPtePen1 chromosome 29, bPtePen1.pri, whole genome shotgun sequence genome encodes these proteins:
- the PFDN5 gene encoding prefoldin subunit 5, translating to MAQQVNVAELSLPQLEVLKSQLDQEVEFLSSSIAQLKVVQTKYVEAKDCLNVLNKSNEGKDLLVPLTSSMYVPGKLSDVEHVLIDVGTGYYVEKTADDARDFFKRKIDFLTKQMEKIQPALQEKHAMKQAVVEMMSQKIQQLTALGAAQGVTTKA from the exons ATGGCGCAGCAGGTGAATGTGGCGGAGCTGTCGCTGCCGCAGCTGGAGGTGCTCAAGAGCCAGCTCGACCAG GAGGTGGAGTTCCTCTCATCCTCTATCGCCCAGCTCAAAGTGGTGCAGACCAAGTACGTGGAAGCCAAGGACTGCCTCAACGTACTCAACAAAAGCAATGAGG gGAAGGACTTGCTGGTCCCGCTCACCAGCTCT ATGTACGTCCCCGGAAAGCTCTCAGACGTTGAGCACGTGCTGATAGATGTAGGAACAGGCTACTATGTGGAGAAG ACGGCGGACGACGCTCGAGACTTTTTCAAGCGGAAAATCGACTTCCTGACCAAACAGATGGAGAAAATCCAGCCCGCGCTGCAGGAGAAACACGCCATGAAGCAGG CCGTGGTGGAAATGATGAGCCAGAAGATCCAGCAGCTCA